A single Falco naumanni isolate bFalNau1 chromosome 20, bFalNau1.pat, whole genome shotgun sequence DNA region contains:
- the CRTC2 gene encoding CREB-regulated transcription coactivator 2 isoform X1 codes for MAAAGAGAGPGPGAGSSAGAGASNPRKFSEKIALQKQRQAEETAAFEEVMMEICSTRLQAQKLRLAHSRGPYYSGSLPNVNQIGSGVSDFQGPLHSPLDSTRSTRHHGLVERVQRDPRRMMSPLRRYVRQIDSSPYGPTYLSPPPEPSWRRTMPWGNFPMEKGHLFRLPSALNRTNSDSALHTSVMNPNPQDAYLGPSQGAPPPGRRSGFLDGDTDSKVFLFQVPPIEETFDDNKHALKPWDTKKLSSSSARPRSCEVPGIHIFPSPDQPANVPLIPSALNTGGSLPDLTNLHFPSPLPTPLDPDETTYPSLSGGNSTSNLANTMTHLGISGSMALGTGYDSPGLTSPMQSSLSNPSLQSSLSNPNLQASLRSPSLQSSLSNPSLQSSQSSSSIPSSLSNQSLPSSLSSSLSNPSLPTSPRSQPMQSSPSNPSLPSGLSGSSYAPMVQASITTSPRRRVPLSPLTLPMGGDSRRQHPKQFSPTMSPTLSSITQGVPLDTSKLPADQRLPPYSYSQPGLLLQSQPSQKALHQAVPSPPQPALPPAPPARPPPPLPSGAAQRPYGPQYQPNAPLPQPPPLGQPLSDFGLGSFEQFGMGESPTGNSSGFPEELGSLSYPPAEGAYDPHVLNRQNLSNCSRHGPIPNIILTGDSPPGISKEIATALAGVPGFEVDAAALGLEEDLKIEPLTLDGLNMLSDPYALLTDPAVEDSFRTDRLQ; via the exons atggcggcggcgggcgcgggggccgggcccgggcccggtGCGGGCTCCTCAGCTGGGGCCGGTGCTTCCAACCCGCGGAAGTTCAGCGAGAAGATCGCGCTGCAGAAGCAGCGGCAGGCGGAGGAGACGGCGGCCTTCGAGGAGGTGATGATGGAGATCTGCTCCACCCGG ctgcaggcacagaAGCTGAGGCTGGCCCACAGCCGGGGACCTTACTACAGCGGCTCGCTGCCCAACGTCAACCAGATCGGCAGCGGTGTCTCTGACTTCCAG GGCCCTTTGCACTCGCCGCTGGACTCCACGCGCAGCACCCGGCACCATGGCCTGGTGGAGCGAGTCCAGCGGGACCCGCGTCGCATGATGTCCCCCCTTCGCCGATACGTCCGACAA ATCGACAGTTCTCCCTATGGACCGACCTACCTGTCGCCTCCGCCTGAGCCTAGCTGGAGGAG GACCATGCCCTGGGGTAACTTTCCTATGGAGAAAGGACATTTGTTTAGGCTGCCGTCGGCTCTCAACAg AACAAATTCCGACTCGGCGCTTCACACGAGCGTGATGAACCCCAACCCCCAGGACGCGTACCTGGGCCCCTCGCAGGGCGCCCCACCACCCGGCCGCCGGAGCG GTTTTCTGGACGGGGACACGGACAGCAAAG tgtttcttttccaagtgCCTCCCATCGAAGAGACCTTCGATGACAACAAACACGCGCTGAAGCCCTGGGACACCAAGAAG CTCTCGTCATCCTCGGCCCGGCCGCGCTCCTGTGAAGTCCCTGGGATCCA CATATTTCCATCCCCGGATCAGCCTGCCAACGTCCCCCTCATCCCCTCGGCCCTCAACACGGGGGGCTCCCTCCCCGACCTCACCAACCTGCACTtcccctccccgctgcccacCCCTCTCGACCCGGATGAGACCACCTACCCCAGCCTGAGCGGGGGCAACAGCACCAGCAACCTGGCCAACACCATGACGCACCTGGGCATCAGCGGCAGCATGGCACTGGGGACGGGCTACGACTCGCCAG GACTTACCTCACCTATGCAGAGCTCCCTGAGTAACCCGTCCCTGCAGTCCTCGCTTAGCAATCCCAACCTCCAGGCCTCCCTGCGAAGCCCCTCGCTCCAGTCCTCCCTCAGCAACCCCTCGCTCCAGTCCTCCCAGAGCAGTTCCTCCATCCCTTCCTCGCTCTCCAACCagtccctgccctcctccctctcctcctcgcTCAGCAACCCCTCGCTCCCCACGTCCCCCCGCAGCCAGCCCATGCAGTCCTCCCCCAGCAACCCCAGCCTGCCCTCCGGCTTGAGCGGCTCGTCCTACGCCCCCATGGTGCAGGCGTCCATAACCACCTCGCCCCGCCGAAGGGTCCCGCTCAGCCCCCTCACCCTCCCAATGGGTGGCGACTCCAGAAGGCAGCACCCCAAACAGTTCTCACCAACAATGTCACCCACATTGTCCTCCATCACCCAG GGGGTGCCCCTGGACACCAGCAAGCTGCCGGCCGACCAGCGGCTCCCACCGTACTCCTACAGCCAGCCCGGCTTGCTGCTGCAGTCCCAGCCGAGCCAGAAAGCCCTGCACCAAGCCGTGCCGTCCCCCCCGCAGCCGGCgttgccccccgccccgccggcgcgACCCCCACCCCCGTTGCCAAGCGGGGCCGCCCAGCGCCCGTACGGCCCCCAGTACCAGCCTAACGCCCccctgccgcagcccccgccgctgGGACAGCCCCTGAGCGACTTCGGCTTGGGCAGC TTCGAGCAGTTCGGGATGGGGGAGAGCCCCACCGGTAACAGCAGCGGTTTCCCCGAGGAGCTGGGGTCCCTGAGCTACCCCCCGGCCGAGGGTGCCTACGACCCCCACGTCCTCAACCGGCAAAACCTGAGCAACTGCAGCCGCCACGGCCCCATCCCCAACATCATCCTCACAG GGGATTCTCCCCCCGGCATCTCGAAGGAGATCGCGACGGCGCTGGCCGGTGTCCCCGGCTTCGAGGTGGACGCGGCGGcgctggggctggaggaggatCTGAAGATCGAGCCCCTCACCCTGGACGGACTGAACATGCTGAGCGACCCCTACGCCCTCCTCACCGACCCGGCCGTGGAGGACTCCTTCCGCACCGACCGCCTCCAGTGA
- the CRTC2 gene encoding CREB-regulated transcription coactivator 2 isoform X2, giving the protein MDERGERSVESREPASQGGSSRWQGPLMGRLACHPARELQAQKLRLAHSRGPYYSGSLPNVNQIGSGVSDFQGPLHSPLDSTRSTRHHGLVERVQRDPRRMMSPLRRYVRQIDSSPYGPTYLSPPPEPSWRRTMPWGNFPMEKGHLFRLPSALNRTNSDSALHTSVMNPNPQDAYLGPSQGAPPPGRRSGFLDGDTDSKVFLFQVPPIEETFDDNKHALKPWDTKKLSSSSARPRSCEVPGIHIFPSPDQPANVPLIPSALNTGGSLPDLTNLHFPSPLPTPLDPDETTYPSLSGGNSTSNLANTMTHLGISGSMALGTGYDSPGLTSPMQSSLSNPSLQSSLSNPNLQASLRSPSLQSSLSNPSLQSSQSSSSIPSSLSNQSLPSSLSSSLSNPSLPTSPRSQPMQSSPSNPSLPSGLSGSSYAPMVQASITTSPRRRVPLSPLTLPMGGDSRRQHPKQFSPTMSPTLSSITQGVPLDTSKLPADQRLPPYSYSQPGLLLQSQPSQKALHQAVPSPPQPALPPAPPARPPPPLPSGAAQRPYGPQYQPNAPLPQPPPLGQPLSDFGLGSFEQFGMGESPTGNSSGFPEELGSLSYPPAEGAYDPHVLNRQNLSNCSRHGPIPNIILTGDSPPGISKEIATALAGVPGFEVDAAALGLEEDLKIEPLTLDGLNMLSDPYALLTDPAVEDSFRTDRLQ; this is encoded by the exons ATGGATGAGCGAGGGGAGAGGAGTGTGGAGTCGAGGGAGCCGGCGTCACAGGGAGGCTCTTCCAGGTGGCAGGGACCACTGATGGGGAGGCTTGCGTGTCACCCTGCACGCGAG ctgcaggcacagaAGCTGAGGCTGGCCCACAGCCGGGGACCTTACTACAGCGGCTCGCTGCCCAACGTCAACCAGATCGGCAGCGGTGTCTCTGACTTCCAG GGCCCTTTGCACTCGCCGCTGGACTCCACGCGCAGCACCCGGCACCATGGCCTGGTGGAGCGAGTCCAGCGGGACCCGCGTCGCATGATGTCCCCCCTTCGCCGATACGTCCGACAA ATCGACAGTTCTCCCTATGGACCGACCTACCTGTCGCCTCCGCCTGAGCCTAGCTGGAGGAG GACCATGCCCTGGGGTAACTTTCCTATGGAGAAAGGACATTTGTTTAGGCTGCCGTCGGCTCTCAACAg AACAAATTCCGACTCGGCGCTTCACACGAGCGTGATGAACCCCAACCCCCAGGACGCGTACCTGGGCCCCTCGCAGGGCGCCCCACCACCCGGCCGCCGGAGCG GTTTTCTGGACGGGGACACGGACAGCAAAG tgtttcttttccaagtgCCTCCCATCGAAGAGACCTTCGATGACAACAAACACGCGCTGAAGCCCTGGGACACCAAGAAG CTCTCGTCATCCTCGGCCCGGCCGCGCTCCTGTGAAGTCCCTGGGATCCA CATATTTCCATCCCCGGATCAGCCTGCCAACGTCCCCCTCATCCCCTCGGCCCTCAACACGGGGGGCTCCCTCCCCGACCTCACCAACCTGCACTtcccctccccgctgcccacCCCTCTCGACCCGGATGAGACCACCTACCCCAGCCTGAGCGGGGGCAACAGCACCAGCAACCTGGCCAACACCATGACGCACCTGGGCATCAGCGGCAGCATGGCACTGGGGACGGGCTACGACTCGCCAG GACTTACCTCACCTATGCAGAGCTCCCTGAGTAACCCGTCCCTGCAGTCCTCGCTTAGCAATCCCAACCTCCAGGCCTCCCTGCGAAGCCCCTCGCTCCAGTCCTCCCTCAGCAACCCCTCGCTCCAGTCCTCCCAGAGCAGTTCCTCCATCCCTTCCTCGCTCTCCAACCagtccctgccctcctccctctcctcctcgcTCAGCAACCCCTCGCTCCCCACGTCCCCCCGCAGCCAGCCCATGCAGTCCTCCCCCAGCAACCCCAGCCTGCCCTCCGGCTTGAGCGGCTCGTCCTACGCCCCCATGGTGCAGGCGTCCATAACCACCTCGCCCCGCCGAAGGGTCCCGCTCAGCCCCCTCACCCTCCCAATGGGTGGCGACTCCAGAAGGCAGCACCCCAAACAGTTCTCACCAACAATGTCACCCACATTGTCCTCCATCACCCAG GGGGTGCCCCTGGACACCAGCAAGCTGCCGGCCGACCAGCGGCTCCCACCGTACTCCTACAGCCAGCCCGGCTTGCTGCTGCAGTCCCAGCCGAGCCAGAAAGCCCTGCACCAAGCCGTGCCGTCCCCCCCGCAGCCGGCgttgccccccgccccgccggcgcgACCCCCACCCCCGTTGCCAAGCGGGGCCGCCCAGCGCCCGTACGGCCCCCAGTACCAGCCTAACGCCCccctgccgcagcccccgccgctgGGACAGCCCCTGAGCGACTTCGGCTTGGGCAGC TTCGAGCAGTTCGGGATGGGGGAGAGCCCCACCGGTAACAGCAGCGGTTTCCCCGAGGAGCTGGGGTCCCTGAGCTACCCCCCGGCCGAGGGTGCCTACGACCCCCACGTCCTCAACCGGCAAAACCTGAGCAACTGCAGCCGCCACGGCCCCATCCCCAACATCATCCTCACAG GGGATTCTCCCCCCGGCATCTCGAAGGAGATCGCGACGGCGCTGGCCGGTGTCCCCGGCTTCGAGGTGGACGCGGCGGcgctggggctggaggaggatCTGAAGATCGAGCCCCTCACCCTGGACGGACTGAACATGCTGAGCGACCCCTACGCCCTCCTCACCGACCCGGCCGTGGAGGACTCCTTCCGCACCGACCGCCTCCAGTGA
- the SLC39A1 gene encoding zinc transporter ZIP1 produces MAAGPGPGGGAQLAWSPGTAPRPPPGLEAKLGSLLLLLLLPLACGLGPLCCFRQPPGAADSRSPVLSLVSCFAGGVFLATCLLDLLPDYLASISAALEGLRITLQFPLPEFILAMGFFLVLVLEQVALAQREPGPPPDETRALLPSASIQAPSPAPPAPVGARGAIRAGLLVLALALHAVLEGLAVGLQEAGGAVLRVCLALLLHKCAVAFSLVLRLLRARLRPPAVLGCLLLFATMTPLGVGLGVAVAAGAGPRQRLCRGVLEGLAAGTFLYVTFLEILPQELGVPQHRVPKVILLLAGFALVTAILFIKI; encoded by the exons atggcggcggggcccgggcccggcgggggggcgcaGCTGGCCTGGAGCCCCGGcacggccccgcgccccccgcccgggctGGAGGCGAAGCTGGGttcgctgctgctgctgctgctactgccgCTGGCCTGCGGGCTCGGCCCGCTCTGCTGCTTCCGCCAGCCCCCGGGCGCCGCCG aCTCCCGCAGCCCGGTGCTCAGCCTGGTGAGCTGCTTCGCCGGCGGCGTCTTCCTGGCCACCTGCCTGCTCGACCTCCTGCCCGACTACCTGGCCAGCATCAGCGCGGCGCTGGAGGGGCTGCGCATCACG ctGCAGTTCCCCTTGCCCGAGTTCATCCTGGCCATGGGCTTCttcctggtgctggtgctggagcaggtggcgCTGGCGCAGCGGGAGCCAGGACCCCCGCCGGATGAGACCCGAGCTCTGCTGCCCTCCGCCTCCATCCAAGCCCCttccccggcgccccccgccccggtggGGGCCCGCGGTGCCATCCGGGCCGGTTTGCTGGTGTTGGCGCTGGCGCTGCACGCggtgctggaggggctggcggtggggctgcaggaggcgGGGGGGGCCGTGCTGCGCgtctgcctggccctgctgctgcacaagTGCGCGGTGGCATTCAGCCTGGTGCTGCGGCTGCTGCGCGCCCGCCTGCGCCCACCCGCcgtgctgggctgcctgctgctcttcGCCACCATGACGCCCTtgggtgtggggctgggggtggcggtggcggcgggcgcggggccgcggcagCGCTTGTGCCGgggggtgctggaggggctggcGGCCGGGACCTTCCTCTACGTCACCTTCCTGGAGATTTTGCCCCAGGAGTTGGGGGTCCCCCAGCATCGTGTCCCCAAGGTCATCCTGCTGCTGGCCGGCTTCGCCCTCGTCACCGCCATCCTCTTCATCAAGATCTGA
- the CREB3L4 gene encoding cyclic AMP-responsive element-binding protein 3-like protein 4 isoform X2 has protein sequence MEPEAPEPPGSLGPGPSFPEPPFPSSVPSPGGTESAFEGWLLPEDGGSEAEELLQLMVNPDDICGLGGHLTSSGSHGSQDSGLEPPQPEEPPAAALCEVVCDLSTPLHGHVVSIQLDNWLCPPLLPSSCGINELPAVPLPSPTLCLTEEEKRLLAQEGVTLPSTLPLTEAEERILKKVRRKIRNKRSAQDSRRRKKEYLDGLESRAAACSAQNQELRKKVQELEKHNGSLLRQLQALIKQTSNKAAQTGTCVLLQPLPPWHRGHARQQQAHWSDFQEHPDPGRTAGTA, from the exons ATGGAGCCGGAGGCCCCGGAGCCGCCAGGCAGCCTCGGCCCGGGCCCCAGCTTCCCCgagccccccttccccagctcgGTCCCGTCTCCCGGCGGCACGGAGTCGGCCTTCgagggctggctgctccccgAGGATGGC GGGAGTGAAGccgaggagctgctgcagctgatggTGAACCCTGACGACATCTGCGGCCTGGGTGGCCACCTCACCTCCTCAGGTAGCCACGGCTCCCAGGATTCtggcctggagcccccccagcctgaGGAGCCCCCCGCTGCCGCTCTCTGCGAGGTGGTCTGCGACCTCAGCACCCCCCTGCACGGCCACGTTGTCTCCATCCAGCTGG ACAACTGGCTGTGCcccccactgctccccagctcctgcgGCATCAACGAGCTGCCTGCCGtacccctgcccagccccaca CTGTGCCTGACGGAGGAGGAGAAGCGGCTGCTGGCGCAAGAGGGGGTGAcgctgcccagcaccctgcccctcACTGAG gcCGAGGAACGGATCCTaaagaaagtgagaagaaaGATCCGGAATAAGCGGTCGGCCCAGGACAGCCGGCGGAGGAAAAAGGAGTACCTGGACGGGCTGGAGAGCAg GGCAGCCGCATGCTCAGCACAGAACCAGGAGCTGCGGAAAAAAGtccaggagctggagaagcacAATGG GTCCCTGCTGCGGCAGCTGCAGGCGCTGATCAAGCAGACGTCCAACAAAGCCGCCCAGACTGGCACCTGTGTCCTG CTACAGCCCCTTCCACCGTGGCACAGGGGCCATGCAAGGCAGCAACAGGCCCACTGGAG TGATTTCCAGGAACATCCTGACCCAGGGCGAACTGCTGGGACTGCCTGA
- the CREB3L4 gene encoding cyclic AMP-responsive element-binding protein 3-like protein 4 isoform X1: protein MEPEAPEPPGSLGPGPSFPEPPFPSSVPSPGGTESAFEGWLLPEDGGSEAEELLQLMVNPDDICGLGGHLTSSGSHGSQDSGLEPPQPEEPPAAALCEVVCDLSTPLHGHVVSIQLDNWLCPPLLPSSCGINELPAVPLPSPTLCLTEEEKRLLAQEGVTLPSTLPLTEAEERILKKVRRKIRNKRSAQDSRRRKKEYLDGLESRAAACSAQNQELRKKVQELEKHNGSLLRQLQALIKQTSNKAAQTGTCVLILLLSLGLILFPSYSPFHRGTGAMQGSNRPTGVISRNILTQGELLGLPEAPFPASGSLWVEDPGPAVEDGAEGGQGDGRRPPSRELGTNSSQVPPGDAGTLARAAKLGHGDEM, encoded by the exons ATGGAGCCGGAGGCCCCGGAGCCGCCAGGCAGCCTCGGCCCGGGCCCCAGCTTCCCCgagccccccttccccagctcgGTCCCGTCTCCCGGCGGCACGGAGTCGGCCTTCgagggctggctgctccccgAGGATGGC GGGAGTGAAGccgaggagctgctgcagctgatggTGAACCCTGACGACATCTGCGGCCTGGGTGGCCACCTCACCTCCTCAGGTAGCCACGGCTCCCAGGATTCtggcctggagcccccccagcctgaGGAGCCCCCCGCTGCCGCTCTCTGCGAGGTGGTCTGCGACCTCAGCACCCCCCTGCACGGCCACGTTGTCTCCATCCAGCTGG ACAACTGGCTGTGCcccccactgctccccagctcctgcgGCATCAACGAGCTGCCTGCCGtacccctgcccagccccaca CTGTGCCTGACGGAGGAGGAGAAGCGGCTGCTGGCGCAAGAGGGGGTGAcgctgcccagcaccctgcccctcACTGAG gcCGAGGAACGGATCCTaaagaaagtgagaagaaaGATCCGGAATAAGCGGTCGGCCCAGGACAGCCGGCGGAGGAAAAAGGAGTACCTGGACGGGCTGGAGAGCAg GGCAGCCGCATGCTCAGCACAGAACCAGGAGCTGCGGAAAAAAGtccaggagctggagaagcacAATGG GTCCCTGCTGCGGCAGCTGCAGGCGCTGATCAAGCAGACGTCCAACAAAGCCGCCCAGACTGGCACCTGTGTCCTG ATCCTGTTGCTCTCTCTCGGACTCATCCTCTTCCCCAGCTACAGCCCCTTCCACCGTGGCACAGGGGCCATGCAAGGCAGCAACAGGCCCACTGGAG TGATTTCCAGGAACATCCTGACCCAGGGCGAACTGCTGGGACTGCCTGAAGCCCCGTTCCCTGCGTCAGGGTCACTGTGGGTGGAAGACCCAGGACCTGCCGTGGAGGATGGAGCtgagggggggcagggggatgggagGCGCCCCCCCAGCAGGGAACTGGGCACCAACTCAAGCCAGGTACCCCCAGGGGATGCAGGGACTCTGGCAAGGGCAGCAAAACTGGGACACGGTGACGAGATGTGA
- the JTB gene encoding protein JTB, translating into MGPRARAGPRCCALYAVLGALVCGLRPAAAMAVGDEKRSVSPVVATLCWRVEDFVVAQECTRCSSFQMKTISQCSPTGFIEKINCATSKRDEYKSCRSAVMEAHVFWRFVGTMMCVATVFAVLVVCRQRVLDRKALEKVRKQIESI; encoded by the exons ATGGGGCCTCGGGCCCGCGCCGGGCCGCGCTGCTGCGCCCTTTACGCCGTGTTGGGCGCCCTGGTCTGCGGGCTGCG GCCGGCGGCGGCGATGGCAGTGGGCGACGAGAAGCGCTCGG TGAGCCCGGTGGTGGCCACTCTGTGCTGGCGTGTGGAGGATTTTGTGGTGGCACAGGAGTGCACCCGCTGCTCTAGCTTCCAGATG AAAACAATATCGCAGTGCAGCCCCACGGGCTTCATTGAGAAGATCAACTGTGCCACATCCAAGAGAGATGAGTATAAGAG CTGTCGCTCCGCAGTGATGGAGGCGCATGTTTTCTGGAGGTTTGTGGGTACCATGATGTGCGTTGCCACCGTCTTCGCGGTGCTGGTGGTGTGTCGCCAGCGCGTGCTGGACAGGAAGGCCCTGGAGAAGGTCCGCAAGCAGATCGAGTCCATTTAG
- the RAB13 gene encoding ras-related protein Rab-13 encodes MLERSALPPPARERRLWEGGGRGSREGGCSPGGVTLLLIGDSGVGKTCLIIRFAEDNFTSTYISTIGIDFKIRTVDIDGKKIKLQVWDTAGQERFKTITTAYYRGAVGIILVYDITDEKSFENIQNWMKSIKENASAGVERLLIGNKCDMEGKRKVQRDEAEKLAKEHGIRFFETSAKSSVNVEEAFSTLARDILQKSSRKAAPSSSRPLLEPGPPRKAGGKCSLV; translated from the exons ATGTTGGAAAGGTCGGCTCTCCCGCCGCCAGCTCGGGAGAGGCGcctgtgggagggaggaggccGCGGGAGCCGTGAGGGCGGTTGCTCCCCCGGTGGCGTCACG CTGCTGCTGATCGGGGACAGCGGCGTGGGCAAGACCTGCCTCATCATCCGCTTCGCCGAGGACAACTTCACCAGCACCTACATCTCCACCATCG ggATTGACTTCAAAATCCGGACGGTGGACATCGACGGGAAGAAGATCAAGCTGCAGGTCTG GGACACAGCGGGACAAGAGCGTTTCAAAACCATCACAACAGCCTATTACCGTGGAGCTGTG GGCATCATCCTGGTGTATGATATCACTGATGAGAAATCCTTCGAGAATATTCAAAACTGGATGAAAAGCATCAAGGAG aacGCCTCTGCCGGGGTTGAGCGTCTCCTCATTGGCAACAAGTGTGACATGGAGGGCAAGCGCAAAGTGCAGCGGGATGAGGCTGAGAAG CTGGCGAAGGAGCACGGGATCCGCTTCTTCGAGACCAGTGCCAAGTCCAGCGTGAACGTGGAGGAG GCCTTCAGCACGCTGGCGCGGGACATCTTGCAGAAATCCTCCCGGAAAGCG gcccccagcagcagcaggcccCTGCTGGAACCTGGCCCCCCGAGGAAGGCCGGGGGTAAATGCTCCCTCGTGTAG